The proteins below come from a single Cololabis saira isolate AMF1-May2022 chromosome 2, fColSai1.1, whole genome shotgun sequence genomic window:
- the LOC133460328 gene encoding interleukin-1 receptor type 2-like isoform X2, with protein MVLLIFVLTLIAGACPLMVKEKYVKAGDMLVLYCGEKQCKNGDSVTVWKKDTDQETFLFNTSAAEQKHMGILVFGNCFMVLNASANHQGNYSCDSRRLGRKTSKHMEFMVTVYTAQSKQYEERNQYPITCYKQHSCTLDCPHDLAEDAPNIIKRPIMWHKDGKTSPSYFPSVEDKDSGVYTCKRSYLYSGQMYNMTFAVPLTVKQETVRKCSKITSPQDGQVYPVELGSIVEIHCEAITSSCDVLLFWLSNASFVDDDNQSRVFYRESCNTDTKRMTASLVIRDVSEEDLSKRYECKLQCDSQPSQWTTITLTQKVYPSHSWMAGCAVILIVVMVVAVVICLQFKVDIILFLRNTLGWRRSTSGPQGRDKAQVL; from the exons ATGGTCCTCCTGATCTTCGTCCTTACTCTCATTGCAG GTGCATGTCCACTAATGGTTAAGGAGAAATATGTGAAAGCAGGTGACATGCTGGTGCTGTACTGCGGTGAGAAACAATGTAAGAACGGTGATTCAGTAACAGTCTGGAAGAAGGACACGGACCAGGAGACGTTTCTGTTCAACACGTCTGCAGCTGAGCAGAAGCACATGGGCATCCTAGTTTTTGGAAACTGCTTCATGGTTCTCAACGCATCTGCAAACCATCAGGGGAATTACTCGTGTGATTCTCGCAG ACTTGGCAGGAAGACCAGCAAGCATATGGAGTTCATGGTGACCGTGTACACAGCCCAGTCGAAACAGTATGAAGAGAGGAACCAGTACCCGATAACATGTTACAAGCAGCATTCCTGCACATTAGACTGTCCTCATGACCTTGCTGAAGATGCCCCCAATATCATAAAAAGACCCATCATGTGGCACAAG GATGGTAAGACATCTCCGTCTTACTTCCCAAGTGTTGAAGATAAAGATAGTGGTGTGTACACCTGCAAAAGGTCTTACTTGTACTCTGGTCAAATGTACAATATGACCTTTGCTGTGCCCCTCACTGTGAAACAGG AAACTGTTCGGAAATGTTCAAAAATCACTTCGCCACAAGATGGTCAAGTTTATCCCGTAGAACTGG gctCCATAGTAGAGATTCACTGTGAAGCCATCACCAGTTCCTGTGATGTTCTACTGTTCTGGCTGAGTAATGCATCATTTGTGGATGACGATAATCAGTCTCGAGTTTTCTACCGGGAATCTTG CAACACCGATACTAAAAGGATGACAGCATCTTTAGTCATCAGAGATGTGTCGGAGGAGGATCTGTCCAAGAGATATGAATGTAAGCTTCAATGTGACAGCCAACCATCACAGTGGACTACCATCACACTCACCCAGAAAG TTTACCCTTCACACAGTTGGATGGCTGGATGTGCAGTTATCCTCATAGTGGTGATGGTTGTGGCAGTAGTTATCTGTCTGCAGTTTAAAGTTGACATCATCCTTTTCCTAAGAAACACTCTTGGCTGGCGACGCAGCACCTCAG GTCCTCAGGGCCGGGACAAGGCTCAAGTCTTGTGA
- the LOC133460328 gene encoding interleukin-1 receptor type 2-like isoform X1 has translation MVLLIFVLTLIAGACPLMVKEKYVKAGDMLVLYCGEKQCKNGDSVTVWKKDTDQETFLFNTSAAEQKHMGILVFGNCFMVLNASANHQGNYSCDSRRLGRKTSKHMEFMVTVYTAQSKQYEERNQYPITCYKQHSCTLDCPHDLAEDAPNIIKRPIMWHKDGKTSPSYFPSVEDKDSGVYTCKRSYLYSGQMYNMTFAVPLTVKQETVRKCSKITSPQDGQVYPVELGSIVEIHCEAITSSCDVLLFWLSNASFVDDDNQSRVFYRESCNTDTKRMTASLVIRDVSEEDLSKRYECKLQCDSQPSQWTTITLTQKVYPSHSWMAGCAVILIVVMVVAVVICLQFKVDIILFLRNTLGWRRSTSGQNHIFDKQEMG, from the exons ATGGTCCTCCTGATCTTCGTCCTTACTCTCATTGCAG GTGCATGTCCACTAATGGTTAAGGAGAAATATGTGAAAGCAGGTGACATGCTGGTGCTGTACTGCGGTGAGAAACAATGTAAGAACGGTGATTCAGTAACAGTCTGGAAGAAGGACACGGACCAGGAGACGTTTCTGTTCAACACGTCTGCAGCTGAGCAGAAGCACATGGGCATCCTAGTTTTTGGAAACTGCTTCATGGTTCTCAACGCATCTGCAAACCATCAGGGGAATTACTCGTGTGATTCTCGCAG ACTTGGCAGGAAGACCAGCAAGCATATGGAGTTCATGGTGACCGTGTACACAGCCCAGTCGAAACAGTATGAAGAGAGGAACCAGTACCCGATAACATGTTACAAGCAGCATTCCTGCACATTAGACTGTCCTCATGACCTTGCTGAAGATGCCCCCAATATCATAAAAAGACCCATCATGTGGCACAAG GATGGTAAGACATCTCCGTCTTACTTCCCAAGTGTTGAAGATAAAGATAGTGGTGTGTACACCTGCAAAAGGTCTTACTTGTACTCTGGTCAAATGTACAATATGACCTTTGCTGTGCCCCTCACTGTGAAACAGG AAACTGTTCGGAAATGTTCAAAAATCACTTCGCCACAAGATGGTCAAGTTTATCCCGTAGAACTGG gctCCATAGTAGAGATTCACTGTGAAGCCATCACCAGTTCCTGTGATGTTCTACTGTTCTGGCTGAGTAATGCATCATTTGTGGATGACGATAATCAGTCTCGAGTTTTCTACCGGGAATCTTG CAACACCGATACTAAAAGGATGACAGCATCTTTAGTCATCAGAGATGTGTCGGAGGAGGATCTGTCCAAGAGATATGAATGTAAGCTTCAATGTGACAGCCAACCATCACAGTGGACTACCATCACACTCACCCAGAAAG TTTACCCTTCACACAGTTGGATGGCTGGATGTGCAGTTATCCTCATAGTGGTGATGGTTGTGGCAGTAGTTATCTGTCTGCAGTTTAAAGTTGACATCATCCTTTTCCTAAGAAACACTCTTGGCTGGCGACGCAGCACCTCAGGTCAGAATCATATTTTTGACAAACAAGAGATGGGCTAA
- the LOC133460328 gene encoding interleukin-1 receptor type 2-like isoform X4, which yields MVLLIFVLTLIAGACPLMVKEKYVKAGDMLVLYCGEKQCKNGDSVTVWKKDTDQETFLFNTSAAEQKHMGILVFGNCFMVLNASANHQGNYSCDSRRLGRKTSKHMEFMVTVYTAQSKQYEERNQYPITCYKQHSCTLDCPHDLAEDAPNIIKRPIMWHKDGKTSPSYFPSVEDKDSGVYTCKRSYLYSGQMYNMTFAVPLTVKQETVRKCSKITSPQDGQVYPVELGSIVEIHCEAITSSCDVLLFWLSNASFVDDDNQSRVFYRESCNTDTKRMTASLVIRDVSEEDLSKRYECKLQCDSQPSQWTTITLTQKGPQGRDKAQVL from the exons ATGGTCCTCCTGATCTTCGTCCTTACTCTCATTGCAG GTGCATGTCCACTAATGGTTAAGGAGAAATATGTGAAAGCAGGTGACATGCTGGTGCTGTACTGCGGTGAGAAACAATGTAAGAACGGTGATTCAGTAACAGTCTGGAAGAAGGACACGGACCAGGAGACGTTTCTGTTCAACACGTCTGCAGCTGAGCAGAAGCACATGGGCATCCTAGTTTTTGGAAACTGCTTCATGGTTCTCAACGCATCTGCAAACCATCAGGGGAATTACTCGTGTGATTCTCGCAG ACTTGGCAGGAAGACCAGCAAGCATATGGAGTTCATGGTGACCGTGTACACAGCCCAGTCGAAACAGTATGAAGAGAGGAACCAGTACCCGATAACATGTTACAAGCAGCATTCCTGCACATTAGACTGTCCTCATGACCTTGCTGAAGATGCCCCCAATATCATAAAAAGACCCATCATGTGGCACAAG GATGGTAAGACATCTCCGTCTTACTTCCCAAGTGTTGAAGATAAAGATAGTGGTGTGTACACCTGCAAAAGGTCTTACTTGTACTCTGGTCAAATGTACAATATGACCTTTGCTGTGCCCCTCACTGTGAAACAGG AAACTGTTCGGAAATGTTCAAAAATCACTTCGCCACAAGATGGTCAAGTTTATCCCGTAGAACTGG gctCCATAGTAGAGATTCACTGTGAAGCCATCACCAGTTCCTGTGATGTTCTACTGTTCTGGCTGAGTAATGCATCATTTGTGGATGACGATAATCAGTCTCGAGTTTTCTACCGGGAATCTTG CAACACCGATACTAAAAGGATGACAGCATCTTTAGTCATCAGAGATGTGTCGGAGGAGGATCTGTCCAAGAGATATGAATGTAAGCTTCAATGTGACAGCCAACCATCACAGTGGACTACCATCACACTCACCCAGAAAG GTCCTCAGGGCCGGGACAAGGCTCAAGTCTTGTGA
- the LOC133460328 gene encoding interleukin-1 receptor type 2-like isoform X3, producing the protein MVLLIFVLTLIAGACPLMVKEKYVKAGDMLVLYCGEKQCKNGDSVTVWKKDTDQETFLFNTSAAEQKHMGILVFGNCFMVLNASANHQGNYSCDSRRKTSKHMEFMVTVYTAQSKQYEERNQYPITCYKQHSCTLDCPHDLAEDAPNIIKRPIMWHKDGKTSPSYFPSVEDKDSGVYTCKRSYLYSGQMYNMTFAVPLTVKQETVRKCSKITSPQDGQVYPVELGSIVEIHCEAITSSCDVLLFWLSNASFVDDDNQSRVFYRESCNTDTKRMTASLVIRDVSEEDLSKRYECKLQCDSQPSQWTTITLTQKVYPSHSWMAGCAVILIVVMVVAVVICLQFKVDIILFLRNTLGWRRSTSGQNHIFDKQEMG; encoded by the exons ATGGTCCTCCTGATCTTCGTCCTTACTCTCATTGCAG GTGCATGTCCACTAATGGTTAAGGAGAAATATGTGAAAGCAGGTGACATGCTGGTGCTGTACTGCGGTGAGAAACAATGTAAGAACGGTGATTCAGTAACAGTCTGGAAGAAGGACACGGACCAGGAGACGTTTCTGTTCAACACGTCTGCAGCTGAGCAGAAGCACATGGGCATCCTAGTTTTTGGAAACTGCTTCATGGTTCTCAACGCATCTGCAAACCATCAGGGGAATTACTCGTGTGATTCTCGCAG GAAGACCAGCAAGCATATGGAGTTCATGGTGACCGTGTACACAGCCCAGTCGAAACAGTATGAAGAGAGGAACCAGTACCCGATAACATGTTACAAGCAGCATTCCTGCACATTAGACTGTCCTCATGACCTTGCTGAAGATGCCCCCAATATCATAAAAAGACCCATCATGTGGCACAAG GATGGTAAGACATCTCCGTCTTACTTCCCAAGTGTTGAAGATAAAGATAGTGGTGTGTACACCTGCAAAAGGTCTTACTTGTACTCTGGTCAAATGTACAATATGACCTTTGCTGTGCCCCTCACTGTGAAACAGG AAACTGTTCGGAAATGTTCAAAAATCACTTCGCCACAAGATGGTCAAGTTTATCCCGTAGAACTGG gctCCATAGTAGAGATTCACTGTGAAGCCATCACCAGTTCCTGTGATGTTCTACTGTTCTGGCTGAGTAATGCATCATTTGTGGATGACGATAATCAGTCTCGAGTTTTCTACCGGGAATCTTG CAACACCGATACTAAAAGGATGACAGCATCTTTAGTCATCAGAGATGTGTCGGAGGAGGATCTGTCCAAGAGATATGAATGTAAGCTTCAATGTGACAGCCAACCATCACAGTGGACTACCATCACACTCACCCAGAAAG TTTACCCTTCACACAGTTGGATGGCTGGATGTGCAGTTATCCTCATAGTGGTGATGGTTGTGGCAGTAGTTATCTGTCTGCAGTTTAAAGTTGACATCATCCTTTTCCTAAGAAACACTCTTGGCTGGCGACGCAGCACCTCAGGTCAGAATCATATTTTTGACAAACAAGAGATGGGCTAA